The proteins below come from a single Tachypleus tridentatus isolate NWPU-2018 chromosome 13, ASM421037v1, whole genome shotgun sequence genomic window:
- the LOC143239629 gene encoding uncharacterized protein LOC143239629 — MMTLSASANRTCLIICLFVVESLVLAAPLTTLSIRNYRVINFVQNAALIPNLKLQGKDNVGNRSSFNDNDNKDSVSSFSLPLYILDETLNGTSAQTSVKHSLLLIKQIPMEQDNTQFVHKEQVNVSGDPSNHNYNTKVQSYVSSNFKKQNYNTKGHAYVFSDLSNLDYSTKGEAYTHRDHSKRHYTGQAYISGEPYNQNYKIHSPFYSNKDFSGKNTILHSYTSTLTLQEALSPTISSNSPSAKISELWNKNKVTQRNELRTHISRASERSEVSNIFIPAYGSSQVWDWFPSNASIVISNNHKPPGSVYPPPLLTKNRPSTYYKPVNKPLTLINHHNISSYGPHNLLQSLESSTNRTPSLTVLKPLTFANEKNTEYNSDSSPQVEAVSQNIFYDAEQPSISLLTDPADTPTAIEIIGELIKGPDLITSIPILVNDFGKNDTRIKTSVTHEGLITVAYQGEKNETTYSNSPVLDDESDRNVSSSEPFSINELYSQIFTSTEGGITSEKTNIGSYNVLSASAVNPSSVVVPSPLGVFVPSSSSSFLTLSSLIKPPSLMSLFRFFLLSIMIMMVPSALTGMSMVASALMNNG; from the coding sequence ATGATGACCCTATCAGCTTCTGCCAACAGAACATGTCTTATAATATGTCTGTTTGTTGTTGAAAGTTTAGTTCTCGCAGCACCCCTTACTACTCTTTCGATTCGAAACTATCGTGTAATAAACTTTGTACAGAATGCTGCTTTAATACCCAATTTGAAGCTCCAGGGTAAAGACAACGTAGGAAACAGATCCAGCTTTAACGACAATGATAATAAAGACAGCGTGTCGTCATTTTCTTTACCACTATATATTCTTGACGAGACACTAAATGGCACTTCAGCCCAAACAAGCGTGAAACATTCTTTATTACTAATCAAACAAATACCCATGGAACAAGACAACACTCAATTTGTACATAAAGAGCAAGTGAATGTTTCTGGAGATCCTAGTAACCATAATTACAATACAAAAGTTCAGTCTTATGTTTccagtaattttaaaaaacagaatTACAATACAAAAGGACATGCCTATGTTTTTAGCGATTTGAGTAACTTGGATTACAGTACAAAAGGAGAAGCTTACACTCACAGAGATCATAGCAAACGGCATTACACTGGACAAGCATACATTTCTGGAGAACCTTACAACcagaattataaaatacataGTCCTTTTTATTCCAACAAGGACTTCAGTGGCAAAAACACAATTCTTCATTCCTACACTTCAACTTTAACATTACAAGAGGCACTGAGTCCTACAATCTCATCAAATTCACCTTCTGCAAAAATATCTGAACTTTGGAACAAAAATAAGGTAACACAACGGAATGAACTTAGAACACACATATCAAGAGCTTCCGAAAGGTCTgaagtttcaaacattttcatACCTGCATATGGTTCTTCACAAGTGTGGGACTGGTTTCCTAGTAATGCTAGCATTGTCATATCAAACAATCATAAGCCTCCTGGTTCGGTTTATCCCCCCCCACTTCTCACAAAAAACAGACCCAGCACTTATTACAAACCAGTCAACAAACCTTTAACTTTGATTAATCATCATAACATTTCTAGTTATGGCCCACATAATCTGCTACAGAGTCTGGAATCTTCCACAAACAGAACCCCTTCTCTGACAGTTTTAAAACCATTAACCTTTGCTAATGAAAAAAACACTGAATATAATTCAGATTCTTCACCACAAGTAGAAGCTGTATCGCAAAACATTTTCTATGATGCAGAACAACCATCAATATCCCTATTAACAGACCCTGCTGATACACCAACTGCCATTGAGATAATTGGAGAGTTGATCAAGGGACCTGATCTCATCACGTCCATACCTATTCTAGTAAACGATTTTGGAAAAAATGATACTCGTATTAAAACTTCTGTTACACATGAAGGATTAATCACTGTTGCTTATCAGGGCGAGAAAAACGAAACTACTTATAGCAACTCACCAGTATTGGACGACGAATCGGACAGAAATGTGAGCTCTTCTGAGCCATTCAGTATAAATGAACTTTATTCTCAGATCTTTACATCTACAGAAGGTGGTATTACcagtgaaaaaacaaatattggaaGCTATAATGTTTTGAGTGCTTCTGCAGTAAACCCCTCCAGCGTTGTTGTTCCATCGCCATTAGGCGTTTTTGTTCCTTCTTCATCATCCAGTTTTCTAACACTCTCATCTCTTATAAAACCACCATCCTTGATGTCCCTCTTCAGGTTCTTCCTACTGAGTATCATGATTATGATGGTACCTTCAGCATTAACAGGGATGAGTATGGTTGCATCTGCCCTGATGAATAAtggataa